From Rhinoraja longicauda isolate Sanriku21f chromosome 24, sRhiLon1.1, whole genome shotgun sequence, one genomic window encodes:
- the LOC144605475 gene encoding potassium voltage-gated channel subfamily A member 2-like — translation MTVAHGDNVDELAALPVQNQDLYGLEQNHECCERVVINISGLRFETQLRTLAQFPDTLLGDPKKRMGYFDPLRNEYFFDRNRPSFDAILYYYQSGGRLRRPINVPLDIFTEEIHFYELGEEAMDMFREDEGFIKEEERPLPENEFQRQIWLLFEYPESSGPARVIAIMSVMVILISIVSFCLETLPVFRDDKENPAGGRPQYNNETAPYHTPTFADPFFIVETLCIIWFSFEFLVRLFACPSKPNFFRNIMNIIDIVAIIPYFITLGTGLAEQQQQHQQQQAGNEQQQGQQAMSLAILRVIRLVRVFRIFKLSRHSKGLQILGQTLKASMRELGLLIFFLFIGVILFSSAVYFAEADEAASYFDSIPDAFWWAVVSMTTVGYGDMYPITIGGKMVGSLCAIAGVLTIALPVPVIVSNFNYFYHRETENEEQAQYLHTRSCATIPSVTDLKKSNSTSSICKSEYTQEGMGGTRHPPDHNLHNDNCTLSNPNYVNITKMRSDV, via the coding sequence ATGACAGTGGCTCATGGGGACAATGTTGATGAGTTAGCTGCTCTCCCTGTCCAGAATCAGGACCTGTATGGTCTGGAGCAAAATCATGAGTGCTGTGAACGGGTGGTTATCAACATCTCAGGCCTTCGATTTGAGACTCAGCTGAGGACCTTGGCACAGTTCCCCGACACTCTGCTGGGGGACCCCAAGAAGAGAATGGGCTACTTTGATCCCCTGAGGAATGAATATTTCTTTGACAGGAACCGGCCGAGTTTTGATGCCATCCTATATTACTACCAGTCGGGAGGGAGGCTGCGCAGGCCCATTAATGTGCCCCTGGACATTTTTACAGAGGAAATACATTTCTATGAACTTGGAGAGGAGGCCATGGACATGTTCAGAGAAGATGAAGGTTTTATCAAGGAAGAGGAACGACCGTTACCAGAGAACGAGTTTCAGCGACAGATCTGGCTACTCTTCGAGTACCCTGAGAGTTCAGGTCCAGCCCGTGTTATTGCCATCATGTCCGTTATGGtcatcctcatctccattgtcaGCTTCTGTCTGGAAACACTCCCCGTCTTTAGAGATGACAAAGAGAATCCTGCTGGAGGGAGACCACAGTATAACAATGAAACGGCTCCCTATCACACGCCAACCTTCGCTGATCCCTTCTTCATCGTTGAGACCCTCTGCATCATTTGGTTCTCCTTTGAGTTCCTGGTCAGATTATTTGCTTGTCCCAGCAAGCCCAACTTCTTTAGAAATATCATGAACATTATTGACATTGTGGCCATAATTCCCTATTTCATCACCCTGGGCACTGGATTGgctgagcagcagcagcagcaccagcagcagcaggCAGGCAATGAGCAGCAGCAAGGACAGCAGGCCATGTCCCTGGCCATCCTAAGGGTCATCCGACTGGTCAGAGTCTTCAGAATATTCAAGCTCTCCAGGCACTCCAAGGGCCTACAGATCCTGGGGCAGACTTTGAAGGCGAGCATGAGGGAGCTGGGGCTCCTCATCTTTTTCCTCTTCATCGGAGTCATCCTCTTCTCCAGCGCTGTCTACTTTGCTGAAGCCGATGAGGCTGCCTCCTACTTTGACAGTATCCCCGATGCCTTTTGGTGGGCAGTGGTGTCCATGACAACAGTGGGGTATGGAGATATGTACCCCATAACCATTGGGGGCAAGATGGTGGGCTCCCTTTGTGCCATCGCTGGGGTACTGACCATCGCCCTCCCTGTCCCAGTCATAGTCTCCAACTTTAACTATTTCTACCATCGAGAGACGGAGAATGAGGAGCAGGCCCAGTACCTGCACACTAGAAGCTGTGCCACCATTCCATCCGTCACCGATCTGAAGAAAAGTAACAGCACATCTAGCATCTGCAAGTCAGAATATACCCAGGAAGGAATGGGCGGCACTCGCCATCCCCCTGATCACAACCTTCACAATGACAATTGCACTTTATCAAATCCCAACTATGTGAACATCACCAAGATGCGGAGTGATGTGTGA